A portion of the Pseudomonas sp. PSE14 genome contains these proteins:
- a CDS encoding lipopolysaccharide core biosynthesis protein yields the protein MLELKLESGRRWLSEGDIRIPIAEFGVCRGRHQGSVFLLASGPSAGEFPLSRYADWPVIAMNGSIVRCADQQISPFFYICDDPGFVRDRPDLACLGARSAVNLAMSLDCFQALHRYDASVLSQRTEVMLLERVNRMHGVAVRSDRSYAWSVRKDPDLICGFSLWRRKANRIGFSRDMSKGYFGARTIPYAATQLACHLGFNQVFIVGMDLHKSIGRFYETGAAALPSSLDEDFDDYILPSFRVVAEQVMPRYSLKLFNLSRDSRLPASVVPKVDPTELDGLLEGEMAAKDGKRIRVRS from the coding sequence GGGGGACATTCGTATTCCCATCGCTGAGTTCGGGGTCTGTCGCGGGCGCCACCAGGGCAGTGTGTTCCTGCTGGCTTCCGGGCCGTCCGCCGGAGAGTTTCCGCTGTCCCGCTATGCGGATTGGCCGGTCATCGCCATGAATGGCTCCATCGTTCGTTGCGCCGACCAGCAGATCAGTCCGTTCTTCTATATCTGCGATGATCCTGGTTTCGTACGTGATCGCCCGGATCTCGCTTGTCTGGGCGCGCGCAGCGCAGTAAACCTGGCCATGAGCCTGGATTGCTTCCAGGCGCTTCATCGGTATGACGCCTCCGTGTTGTCGCAGAGAACGGAGGTCATGTTGCTGGAGAGGGTCAATCGCATGCATGGCGTGGCAGTGCGTTCGGATCGCTCTTATGCATGGTCCGTCCGCAAAGATCCCGATCTGATCTGCGGGTTTTCCCTGTGGCGCAGAAAGGCCAATCGTATCGGCTTCAGCCGCGATATGAGCAAGGGCTATTTCGGCGCCCGCACCATACCCTACGCCGCGACGCAGTTGGCCTGTCACCTGGGCTTCAATCAGGTTTTCATCGTTGGAATGGATTTACACAAGAGCATCGGTCGCTTCTACGAAACAGGTGCGGCGGCCTTGCCCAGCAGCCTCGACGAGGATTTCGACGACTATATCCTGCCCAGCTTCCGGGTTGTGGCCGAGCAGGTCATGCCCCGCTATTCCCTGAAGCTCTTCAATCTGTCGCGGGACAGCCGGTTGCCGGCAAGCGTCGTACCGAAGGTCGATCCGACCGAGTTGGATGGGTTGCTCGAAGGTGAGATGGCGGCAAAGGACGGCAAGCGTATTCGAGTGAGGTCATGA